Below is a window of Carassius gibelio isolate Cgi1373 ecotype wild population from Czech Republic chromosome B23, carGib1.2-hapl.c, whole genome shotgun sequence DNA.
tgtgtgagtgagtgagtgtgagagtgagtgagtgtgtgtgtgagagtgagtgagtgagtgtgtgtgtgagagtgagtgagtgagtgagtgagtgtgtgtgagagtgagtgagtgtgtgagagtcagTGTGagaagtgtgagtgagtgtgtgtgagagtgagtcagtgtgtgagtgtgtgtgagagtgagtgagtgagtgagtgtgtgagagagtcaatgtgagagtgtgtgagaagtgtgagagtgagtgtgtgagagtgagtgtgtgagagtcagtgtgtgagtatgtgtgagagagtcagtgagtgtgtgtgtgtgagagtgagtgtgtgagagtgtgtgagtgtgtgagagtgtgtgtgtgagagagtgagttagtgagtgtgtgtgagtgtgtgacagTGAGtgagtgtacagtatatgtggGTGTGAGAGAGTCAgtatgtgagtatgtgtgagaagtgtgagtgagtgagtgtgtgtgtgagtttgtgagtgagagtgtgtgtgtgtgtgtgtgagtgtgtgtgtgtgtttcatttcaggacacaactctgtataatgacatgggtatgacacaggtattacaaggagagggagacttatgaggacataacccatgtccccatttttcaaaacacttataaatcatacagaatgagtttttttgagaaattaaaaatgcataaagtttcctgtgagggttagggttaggggtagggttggtgtagggccatagaatatacagtttctacattataacaaccattacgcctatgggatgaacagactttacacaaaaacaaatgtgtgtgtgtgatagtgagtgagcatgtgtgagtgtacagtaatgtgtgtgtgagtgagtatgaCTAAATGAGTGTGagcttttgtgtgtgttgtgattgattgagcatgtgtgtgtgattgtgggtgtgagtgtgtgttcatcACATGGGATGGTACTAATACTATAATCAGACTGAAAGGGAGAGAAAATAGTCAGTTTTTCCATAACCTTCATGTTCCAAAGctgtatgaaatattaaataatcaatataattagtgtttttgtgtttgccaTCTGTCCCCCACACAGATCTAAACAAGCGTGACCTTCCCTTCTCTTGTCTTTTGTTCACCTGTGACGTGGGTTTGTGTGACTAACACAGCTTCGTTCGTCTCAAGCACTCGTTCGCTGGGTTTCCATTAGCTTGTCCTTCATTAGTCTTTACCTGAGGACTGAATTAGTCCACGTACCCTACATACTACACCTGTTTGTGTGTCTTTCCACTTTCTATGAGTTTAATAGTCAGCGTGTTGCTGCGGTGTTAGCGGTTAGCACAGCTGGTCTGTGTTTATGCTAATAAACGTGACTCACATGCTTCGTTAGGTGAAGGTGTCGTATCATCACCACCATAATTGTGTGCTAATTATATTTGCAGCGCAGTGGTTTCCTTATTTCTACAGCTCTCCTGCTGCTAATAATCCTGACACTGAAAGTATCCTCCGGTAAACTCTTACAGGACGCTTGTTCTGTCatgctttaataaaacaacatgaatcATGCCTGAAACAAATCCCCAGTAAATGAAGTGCAGGACATTGTGGTAATTAATGCTAACGGTGTTCTGGTGCGATGAGCTTGTTGAATCTTGTTTCCTCTGGCAGTCGGATATTAATAGATATTTGttgggtgaatctcatgaaatcTGTCAAAATGATTTTCAAGTCGTGTTTCACCACAAAAATCAAAAGGAGGAAAAAAACTGAATATGTAAGCTCGCTTTTAGGACCATGATGTGTTTTGCAACATGACATGCAATGCAAATTTATGTTTACAAAGTCAATGTCTgccattaatttatattaatcaaaTGTCAAGATTCTGATTAAAcggcatgattattgcacagacCACTCTAAAATGTGTTTGGGGGGAGGGGTGTCCAAAAACCAGTCAGCAGTGCTTTAAATCATAATTAAAGAAATGTGCTTAGTTTCATGAAAAGAGTGCTACAATGGGAAAAAAATTGCCTTTTTTTTCCTTCAATTTCACTGTGAAATGTTTTCATAGGATGGAATGGGTGAGACTGTCATGCAGGACTATTCATGTCATTGTGGTTTGTATTTTCAGAACCTGTTGTTGTTAAACCCGAATGAGCGCTATCTGACTGAACAGAGTCTGAACCACCACGCCTTCCAGACTCAGCGGCTGACTGAGCGACCCGGCCCGCTCACACCCACACCCGTCCGCTCCTCCAAGAGGAAACCGCTCCAGGACAACAGCGCCCCCAGCAGGTCAGGAGGAATAATGGAAAACTAGGGCACCTGTTTATTATCTATGCAGTATTTTAAATAATCGCATGCTATTTTTTGTGACAATGTCTTATTACATTTCGAATTCGAAAATGgttaattttgcatttttaatcattCTGCAGGTCAAGGTCAAGTAAAATTAATAGAAAGTCAATTTGAATGCGCTGCTTTATGGGATACAGATTATTACACAATGTGCTCATTGCATACTGCAAAATTAGCTACATTTAGTAGGTCAACAGGTATTCCATACAAAAATAAGTTGCACCAGATGCGATTTGTTACATACAGTCTTGCATACTTAAATTTTGAATGGGTCTTTAGGGGTCATGTGGTCAAGAGTTCAAGTCACCATCGCTCAAATAGCCGCGACTGTTCCAGTCTGCCCCGCCATGGGAACGAAGACCTCCACCCGTCTAGCACCGAGGCATTCCTGAACGGGTCGGTACCATCTGCCAACAGCCTGAGTCCAGTGATGCACCCCAAATCCTTTCAGCCACTCAACCGCTCGGCGTCGTGTGGTAAAGACCTGGCCAGCCTGCATCACGCCAAAGAGGCCAAATCCAAAGCAGGCGATTTTGACTTTGGCAAACCAGCTGACGGACCGGGGCCCAAATACCTGAAGTCCAACACGCCTCGCTCCCAGAACCGCCATTCCTTTGTTGAGGGCAAGACCAGCACGCTGACAGGGGAAAGGGAGAAACAAAGCCGCCACGGCTATGGCGAGTCCACCGCGTCGTCGTCTTCGGGCGGAAAGGGGTTGTCTTCATACATAAGTTTGTCCAAGAGTCACGGATTGCTTAGTGACTCCAAATCCGTGACCAACCTCAGTGACATGCGACTGCACCCGGATGACCCCACTGGCTCTCCGCGCTACTTCCCCAGCAGCTGCTTGGACCTCAACATGAACCTGAACTTGCCGACGCCGGGCAGTCCATCCATGCAACACGGGGAGCGTTCCGGACACAGTCCCGCAGTGGGGCGTCGCAGCAAACTGGAACGAGACGGAAGCACGGCTGAGCCGTCCACCCGCCGTTCCTCATCAAGGCAGAAGAGTGACGGAAACCCTGTTGATCCACTTGATCCCTCTGGAGGATTGTCTCTTTCTGCGCCCCATGAGTTCCCCTACGGCGTGGGCTACACTAGCCCATTTTCCTCTCAGCAGAGGCCGCATAGGCACTCCATGTATGTGCGGAGGGAACGGGGGCGACCCCACGGGGGTGAGGCGGGCGGATTGGCAGTGGGACAAGGGATGTCCACGAGGGCCAGCAGTCTACAGCTCCTTACCCCTCAGCTTCAGCATCGGACCCTGCCGAAACACATGGGCAGTGCCGTGTCGCGGGACGCAGGATTAGACGACATCAGGGTCAGTCCTCCAGACCTCCATCACTTTCTTTAGAGATTTGCTAGCGCAGAGCATTGCAGCATGCTTTCTGATGCCTGTGAGTGTCGGTGAAGTGTGTAGAGTTGGTCCAGTGGTGGGTCTGGATCAGGAGTGGACAGCTCTGGTcctgaagagtttagctccatcctTAATCAGCCAGACCTGAAAAATCCATCCAAAGTCTTCAAATTTGCAGCCTTGCAGGTTGGAAATTGCAGGCAGGTGTGTTTTGTCTAGGTTGGAGGTAAACTCTGCATCGCAGTAGTCCTCCAGGACTGGAGTTGCCCATCCCGGGTCTGAGTGAAGTCTGGATGTGTGGCTTGTAAATATTAAGCTCTGTTCCGAACCTTAGTAAGCTGCACCAGTGTCTATTGTCTACATAGGCTGCTAGATTCTAAGGCAACATCCTCCAAAATGTAGAATGAAAATATTAGCTCCCTTTCGGTGATGGGAGGGAGCTTGATTTTAGTTGACCATAATACAGAGGGAGATGAATTTGAGATGAAGAGgaattttctatctatctatctatctatctatctatctatctatctatctatctatctatctatctatctatctgtctgtctgtctgtctgactctctgtctgtctcttatctgtgtgtctgtctcttatctgtctgttgtctgtctgtctgtctgtctcttatctgtctgtgtgtctgtctgtctgtgtgtctgactctctgtctgtctcttatctgtctgtctgtctcttatctgtctgttgtctgtctgtctgtctcttatctgtctgtctgtgtgtctgactctctgtctgtctcttatctgtctgtctgtctgtctgtctgtctgtgtgtctgactctctgtctgtctgtctcttatctgtctatctgtctgtctgtctcttatctgtctgtctgtgtgtctgactctctgtctgtctcttatctgtctgtctgtctgtctgtctgtctgtctcttatctgtctgtctgtgtgtctgactctctgtctgtctgtctcttatctgtctatctgtctgtctgtctcttatctgtctgtctgtgtgtctgactctctgtctgtctcttaactgtctgtctgtctgtctgtctgtctcttatctgtctgtctgtgtctgactctctgtctgtctcttatctgtctgtctgtctgtctgtgtgtctgtctcttatctgtctgttgtctgtctgtctgtctgtctcttatctgtctgtctgtctgtgtgtctcttatctgtctgtctgtctgtgtgtctcttatctgtctgttgtctgtctgtctctctgactctctgtctgtctcttatctgtctgtctgtctgtgtgtctcttatctgtctgttgtctgtctgtctctctgactctctgtctgtctctctgtctgtctatttgtctaactctctgtctatctatatgtctgtctgtctgtctctctacctctctctctctccctctctaactctctctctctctctctctctctctctctccctctccctctctctctctctagtttgTGTACAGTATGATGTCAGAGTGtgttgtctaggtaggcagctcactagggtttgTAACAgggagtttgtgtgaatgtgtgccgGGCGCTTTGTGCTTCACCTGCTCTCATCTCTCCATAAACAGAGTGACCCCGCGGCCGCAGAGGTCAGTCACACGCGACCTTTAATCCGGGAGTCCACACGGGACAACACCACCACCTTTCACACGCCACGGCAAAAGAGCGAGGTCCGCACCATCCTGCTTTCCCTCTCTTTCACTGTCTCTATACCTCCTCCTCTTTCTGCAGCCCATTTTTCTGTTtgctttgctctctctctcattcagacGGAGGGATTTCGGTAGTGTTTTTCTTCTGTTTGGAGTTTAAACACAGGGGAAATTGCCACTATTCATGATAAATAATGTCCTCAGTGTTACATGCAGCCCTTTTTCAGCTGGAAAGCATCTTTGACAAATGTTGATGCTGCAGGGAGGTGTTTATCACGAGCAGCTCACAGATGACAGCGGATCGGCCAAAGAGAACCGCATGATGTACAGCGACTCAGTGCCACGACGGGTCGGCAGCTTCTACAGGGGTCAGTCACCTCACACTAGTGCACATGATGCTTCTGATTTTAACAAATGATATAGACAGAGTTTGAAGTGACAAGCTACAAGAAATGTGCATGCTATCAGATTGTTCTTTGCAAGCAAACGATAAAGTAATGTGTTATCATGAtatataacaatttaattgaatttgattTTACTTCTATGTTTTCCGATACATTTATTAGCAGATGCAATTGAACACCTCTCTGTTTCTCGTGCTGTAGTCATATACTGTAAGTGCATGCATAATAAAAAATCAATAGTTTTATTATAATACTACAGTTATTCTGTAACTTTAATTTAtgtaaatttataatttaatttaataaataatttgattatttaaatttattaatacaattattaaatcattaaaacattttcttaatttgattttgttttattttatttctacattgtctaattttagtaaaaaatgcAATTTCAAACCTGCAGTTTAGTGcatgcataataaataataaaaaacaacaacaaagtagTATATTATCATTATActtggatttattttattaatttataaaaatgtgttcgtttatatttaataaaaaatttgttGTCTATTTATTAACAAATGCACCTGAAAACTGTTCCTCGCACTGTAGTTCatgcacaataaataataaattaataatgtttttatcataATACCAGGATTATTTTGTTAATGAATTAAATAacatgaaatttaatttttttatgttctctAATGTATTTACTGACAAATGCAATTGAAAATTTCTCCATTCCACATAATGTAGTCGCGTAATGTAGGTGCATGggtaaaaaataacaacaaagtaATGTTTTATCATGATGCcagagtttattttattttatttctatgttGTCTTGTATGTTCTTTAATGAATGCAGTTGAAAAGTTTTCTGTTCCCTGTATACTGTAGTCACGTATTATAGGTTCACGCAGTGTTTGCTGCAGTCTCTACACTGCAGGCACGatgcaaattaaatgaaattgctcccattataatcaacaaaactgTCTCCACTGCATGCGTCGCAGTACAGTCATTACATGCTAACTATTGTTGAAAGGACAATCAAAACCCAGCAAAACAAATaccactttgaaaaaaaaaattagaaagacACAAACGGTTGTTGTTCTGGAAGAGAGGGTGAGTGAGAAGTAATGCAAAAGTTACTATAGCAGTTGTTTTCACTTGTAACTCTGGTTGATGTTGTTCTGTTTAATCAGTGCCGTCTCCCAGACCAGATAACTCGTTCCACGAGAGTTCAGGGGTCACGATGGACAGCAGCCACAGCATACACCAACCCACATACGACCCGTGGTGAGAGCGATGCACTAATTACTGTCCTGCTGTAAATATGCTAAATACATTCTATGTGCTATTATTATTTGGCTCCATCATGATAATGTGAAAAAAATCTATCATGCAAggactgtattattattttttatttttttaatgtgtagcCTTCCTGtgctatatttatattaatagtttggaagctttttaaaattatttctaatatttgATTGCATTGGGCAATCAGGCAGGAAATGACAAACAGGAAATgagtctacatttaaaaataaaaattcaaagtcattattcactgaaaataatgattcattttaaaagtaaaaaaaaaatgaatagttgtaatatgaaaataaaaattacaaaaaattgtTATAATTAATTGGAAACTTGTTTTTAGAGAAATCACAGGTGACTAGTTTCCATGTTTATTcttgttaattaaaactaaaaccataaaaaaatcattacttgaaaaaaattaataaaataactaaataataaccaaaataaaatattaaaaacctatttaaTATAAGTTGATTACCAaggcaatatttctattttttgtaGGTTGTAGGTGTAGGTTGACTAGAAGGATTAAAATAACATGACTTTGATTGTAGATTGGAGATTGTAGGCATGAGTTGTATTAAAGTGTGTCTTTTATATGAGGACGGGGTCTGAGACGAGGGACATGAGTCCTCCAGAACACaccaaagagaaagagaaacaagGCTTCTTCAGAtccatgaagaagaagaagaagaagtctcAAACCgtgagtctgtgtgtttgtgtgtgtgtgtgtgtgtgtcttacagtttaatgtgtgtgtacagtatgtcacTAGTGGAGTGTAAACCAGACCCGTCTCCCGACTCAGCTGACCCCAGCCCAGTGTTTTGAAGTCACATGATAGCTTTGTGAGAGGAACAGTCCAAAATTTAAGtagtttttataattaattatttaacccATAAACAATATTCAGTTGTTTTTAGAGCGTTCAAATCTCTCGGGAGGGTAACcagttattgttaattaaaactaaaaagctttttgtttgtttttgtttttgcttgaaataaaatctaaaattaacatgaactgaaatccaataaattatttaaaaactctTCTTTTCAGCTCATTTTAAGTTCtggaagtactaaaataactaaaactaaaaggtaatattaaattaatattaaaactatatagacaaaaaagaaaatatggaaaatatattaaaaaaaaatatatataaaaaaatttatttgtcatGATATGAGgccttttaaagtaaaaacattcaatatctatttttatttttatattttgtaaaccCTAATCAATCTCAGATCTCTAGAGCATTAAAATCTGTTGATTTAGTTTGCaggtttaaattagattaaaaatgttttcagttacttgaaaatgaatatatatatataaaataaataaataaaaactttagtTAAACTTGATGTGCTGAAATATTTGAaactaatgatgaaaaaaaaaaaaaaagccattaatGTCTTCGCTGTGTCTAGTCTGGTTaactataattaaataataatcatcataattaaatgtaatattaataacagtatgaaaatgaatatgaactaataatagtaatcaaaaagtaatgatattaatattaagtaatgcttaaaattataaatgttgtaaGATGCCATTAgtgtttttactatatatatatatatatatatatatatatatatatatgatgctgTTTTTACCATGTTTGATGtgctaaaatatatatagatgaaaaaaaactgcaaaaactttaataatttaaatgaacatgttcaaaatattactaagaactgacaaaaaataagaaaataaaaatttttctaataaaaacaaattcaaaatatgactagaaactttgactttgacttatgactagtaaaaaaatatataactccTCAAACTAGTAGTAGAGGATGATTTTTGTCAGTGGTCAGTGGAGCtgggtctctgtgtgagtgtTGTGCTCTTGTGTTGCAGACAGACGCTGATGACGAGCGACGGCCAGTCGTGAGGAAAGCGCTGTTTCCTCTCTTTCACTCTCAGAGGAGCTTCACGCGCAGCTCCTCTGAGAGAGAGCGCCCCCTCGTGGCCCCAGCACTGGTACAGCAGCCTCACACACACTGTACTGTCCGCTAACTAACACACACTGAACCGTCATTCACTGCACTAATCACTTCTGCTTCGCTGGGCTGGGCGCGCGTGCGTCTCCTCATTGGCTGTCAGgtctgtgatgtcatcatctcattAGAATGACTCCGCCCATGTCTGTATCCTGTGGTTGGCATGTTTCTCTGCAGAAACAGATTGAGGTTGAAAACATATTCATGTCATATTACAGCATAAAGTGAAAAGAGAACTTTAGGAAATGATATTTTGCTTATAATAAATGAAGTGCATTTTATGCAATGCAACAAGACttcattttcatttctgaaaTGCAAATAAgcgacaaaaaatgtaaaatgcagttGTAACATGGTAGTATTTGTGTGCTGAAATTAATGTATGATTCTTAATGTATGAAGAAAATAATGTCTAAACAAACATGAATACTTTGGTTATTAATATTTGGTTATTagactaattatttattttattataataaaaaaaggttaaacttaatttcttttgaaatcattttgaataaaaaatactttaaaataatttatataataatataataatataacgaTGCCGTGAAAAGCCATTCGTGCTTTTGCTGTGTCTAATCTGgttaattataatgaaataataatcatcatcatcataataaaatatatattaatatattaataatagtataaAAATTAATACACACCAATAGtcataaaaactaataataataatattattagttaatgcttaaaataataaatatgttgttgTAAGATGCCATTAATGTTTTGATGGTCTAATTTgaaaaatcatataataaataaaacataataaaaatataatataaataaattaaatatattacttatatataatatcataatatgtaatattattagttatacagtaattttattatacataatattaatatatttatattacgtaccatatatatatatatatatatatatatatatatatatatatatatatatatatataatgattataaaataaaaacaataataatatgaaaattatCAGTGTTGTTACTctctaatctgattaataataataataataataataataatattaaagaaagaaaagattatTTAGAAATAAAGAACAAGTATAATGCTTGTATGCGGGGCTGTTGTGATGTGGAGGTGATTGACAGCTCTGTGCGGCCTGTGATTGGTCAGGTGTCGAGTGAGGGGCCGGATCCGGTGCTGATGCAGAAAGCAGCGTCCCGCTCGTACACACACCAGGGCAGCAGACACCGCACTCGCAGCcgagagagagaacgagaacGAGAGCGAGAACGAGAGCAGGATCCGGAGCGGGACGCAGACTGGCCCTCGGAGAGAGCcccagacacacactcacaggtgCTCACACACACTTCAGATCAGACTGGATCAGCAGCAGAGAaagcatttctgattattatcaatgttgaaaacagttctgctgctcaatattttCGTGGAAACAATGATAGATTTGATATTTTTGGGATTTAATTTtttccagcatttatttgaaatagaaaccttttgtaacattattaatgttttactgtcacttttgacaaattgaatgcatccttaacaaatacaagtattattattaaaaaaagtcacactaaccccaaacttttacatAATGGCTAtacaataacataacataaaaataactcTATGTATAATGAGcctaatttacatagaaaaaaggtgttttttaatatttacaggAAAATATTATTTCTGGAGTAGATTTTATAGACTGTGATGCATGTGCTATAGGGCTAtttcaagaaaaacaaatattatactttacataatgtAATTATAATCAACTTGAAAGTACGTTTTAGTTTTGAAGCAACACAGAAATAATGCATAATAGATTTTATTAAGAGTACATTTATTAATAGTACACTTGTGTGGTTAAAGCTCAATAAGTTATATAATCAAAAGAGTCAGTTTTGGATTTTTATGAATAATGCATTCAATtgcatatacactgcatataaaaataatcaaataaatacatttgatttataaAAAGGATTCAGTTTTTTgaataactttttattatataaaggtataaaaatgataaataaataaacattttttttttataaattatgtattaacttactaataaataaactataacataaaaaaattatataaaatatgaaaaagattctgtttttgatttttttttttgtaaattctgtAATAACAAATTACTTATAGATTATTTGCATAGagataatgtaaattatataaatgtataaatgtaaaatattccattaaattttttttatcaattctgTATTAACTTctcaaaaaataatatatatatatatatatatatatatatatatactgtatatttcaaatataaaaaataatcagtttttgatttctataaattatgctttaaattacataaaaatatatgatatataaatgtgaccctggagcacaaaagcagtggCACAGATAAATgtactgataaaaaataaatatttatagtcTGAATTCACtggaagttgctttggataaaagcatctgctaaatgcataaatgtaagtaTTTGTACTAACATCCAACAATACATAGTTTGGGccaaaatgatcaatttttcctttatgccaaaaatcattaggatattaagtaaagatcatgttgcatgaagatatttagtaaatctcctacatcaaaacttaatttttgattagtaatatgcattgctaagaatttcattttgataactttaaagatgattttcctcaatttttagattgttttgcaccctcagattccagattttcaaatattgtcctcctaataaaccatacatcaatggaaagcttatttattcatcttaaaCCATGCGGTGAACAGTAGTTTCCATCGGTGAAGTAAAGCCTTGTTTCTGTCTCAGCCTCTGAAGTCTCTGCGGAAGCTGCTTCATCTCACCACCTCCTCATCCTCCAACCAAACCTCGGCAGATCTCCACTACCCCCTGCCCTCCTCCAAAGGCGGCGGGAGTTTCGTGGAGCCCCGTGGCCTCGGCTCCATGCAGCCCAAGGGCCGTTCGGCTGTGTACGGGGCCCCGGGGCCCCTGGAGTCCGGCTGGCACTCCAGCGCTCTGGGACGTCCCGAGGGAAACCCTTATCCCGACCAGATGAGCTCCAAAGCGGGCCCCACTGGCTTCGCTCGTCACTTTCGTTCACGTTTGCCAAACCTGAATGACCTTAAAGAGACAGCGCTGTGAGTCA
It encodes the following:
- the LOC128012060 gene encoding cyclin-dependent kinase-like 5 isoform X3, translated to MRNPASSDVMHRFEVLGIVGEGAYGVVLKCRHKETNEIVAIKKFKDSEENEEVKETTLRELKMLRTLKQENIVELKEAFRQRGKLFLVFEYVEKNMLELLEDMPNGAPPEKVRIYIYQLIKAIHWCHKNNIVHRDIKPENLLISSDDMLKLCDFGFARDLSESTDVNYTEYVATRWYRSPELLLGAPYGKAVDMWSVGCILGELSDGQPLFPGESEIDQLFTIQKVLGPLPPEQMKLFYNNPRFHGLRFPSVSHPQTLERHYLGIISPVLLDLMKNLLLLNPNERYLTEQSLNHHAFQTQRLTERPGPLTPTPVRSSKRKPLQDNSAPSRGHVVKSSSHHRSNSRDCSSLPRHGNEDLHPSSTEAFLNGSVPSANSLSPVMHPKSFQPLNRSASCGKDLASLHHAKEAKSKAGDFDFGKPADGPGPKYLKSNTPRSQNRHSFVEGKTSTLTGEREKQSRHGYGESTASSSSGGKGLSSYISLSKSHGLLSDSKSVTNLSDMRLHPDDPTGSPRYFPSSCLDLNMNLNLPTPGSPSMQHGERSGHSPAVGRRSKLERDGSTAEPSTRRSSSRQKSDGNPVDPLDPSGGLSLSAPHEFPYGVGYTSPFSSQQRPHRHSMYVRRERGRPHGGEAGGLAVGQGMSTRASSLQLLTPQLQHRTLPKHMGSAVSRDAGLDDIRSDPAAAEVSHTRPLIRESTRDNTTTFHTPRQKSEGGVYHEQLTDDSGSAKENRMMYSDSVPRRVGSFYRVPSPRPDNSFHESSGVTMDSSHSIHQPTYDPWTGSETRDMSPPEHTKEKEKQGFFRSMKKKKKKSQTVSSEGPDPVLMQKAASRSYTHQGSRHRTRSREREREREREREQDPERDADWPSERAPDTHSQPLKSLRKLLHLTTSSSSNQTSADLHYPLPSSKGGGSFVEPRGLGSMQPKGRSAVYGAPGPLESGWHSSALGRPEGNPYPDQMSSKAGPTGFARHFRSRLPNLNDLKETAL
- the LOC128012060 gene encoding cyclin-dependent kinase-like 5 isoform X1 is translated as MRNPASSDVMHRFEVLGIVGEGAYGVVLKCRHKETNEIVAIKKFKDSEENEEVKETTLRELKMLRTLKQENIVELKEAFRQRGKLFLVFEYVEKNMLELLEDMPNGAPPEKVRIYIYQLIKAIHWCHKNNIVHRDIKPENLLISSDDMLKLCDFGFARDLSESTDVNYTEYVATRWYRSPELLLGAPYGKAVDMWSVGCILGELSDGQPLFPGESEIDQLFTIQKVLGPLPPEQMKLFYNNPRFHGLRFPSVSHPQTLERHYLGIISPVLLDLMKNLLLLNPNERYLTEQSLNHHAFQTQRLTERPGPLTPTPVRSSKRKPLQDNSAPSRGHVVKSSSHHRSNSRDCSSLPRHGNEDLHPSSTEAFLNGSVPSANSLSPVMHPKSFQPLNRSASCGKDLASLHHAKEAKSKAGDFDFGKPADGPGPKYLKSNTPRSQNRHSFVEGKTSTLTGEREKQSRHGYGESTASSSSGGKGLSSYISLSKSHGLLSDSKSVTNLSDMRLHPDDPTGSPRYFPSSCLDLNMNLNLPTPGSPSMQHGERSGHSPAVGRRSKLERDGSTAEPSTRRSSSRQKSDGNPVDPLDPSGGLSLSAPHEFPYGVGYTSPFSSQQRPHRHSMYVRRERGRPHGGEAGGLAVGQGMSTRASSLQLLTPQLQHRTLPKHMGSAVSRDAGLDDIRSDPAAAEVSHTRPLIRESTRDNTTTFHTPRQKSEGGVYHEQLTDDSGSAKENRMMYSDSVPRRVGSFYRVPSPRPDNSFHESSGVTMDSSHSIHQPTYDPWTGSETRDMSPPEHTKEKEKQGFFRSMKKKKKKSQTTDADDERRPVVRKALFPLFHSQRSFTRSSSERERPLVAPALVSSEGPDPVLMQKAASRSYTHQGSRHRTRSREREREREREREQDPERDADWPSERAPDTHSQPLKSLRKLLHLTTSSSSNQTSADLHYPLPSSKGGGSFVEPRGLGSMQPKGRSAVYGAPGPLESGWHSSALGRPEGNPYPDQMSSKAGPTGFARHFRSRLPNLNDLKETAL
- the LOC128012060 gene encoding cyclin-dependent kinase-like 5 isoform X2 produces the protein MRNPASSDVMHRFEVLGIVGEGAYGVVLKCRHKETNEIVAIKKFKDSEENEEVKETTLRELKMLRTLKQENIVELKEAFRQRGKLFLVFEYVEKNMLELLEDMPNGAPPEKVRIYIYQLIKAIHWCHKNNIVHRDIKPENLLISSDDMLKLCDFGFARDLSESTDVNYTEYVATRWYRSPELLLGAPYGKAVDMWSVGCILGELSDGQPLFPGESEIDQLFTIQKVLGPLPPEQMKLFYNNPRFHGLRFPSVSHPQTLERHYLGIISPVLLDLMKNLLLLNPNERYLTEQSLNHHAFQTQRLTERPGPLTPTPVRSSKRKPLQDNSAPSRGHVVKSSSHHRSNSRDCSSLPRHGNEDLHPSSTEAFLNGSVPSANSLSPVMHPKSFQPLNRSASCGKDLASLHHAKEAKSKAGDFDFGKPADGPGPKYLKSNTPRSQNRHSFVEGKTSTLTGEREKQSRHGYGESTASSSSGGKGLSSYISLSKSHGLLSDSKSVTNLSDMRLHPDDPTGSPRYFPSSCLDLNMNLNLPTPGSPSMQHGERSGHSPAVGRRSKLERDGSTAEPSTRRSSSRQKSDGNPVDPLDPSGGLSLSAPHEFPYGVGYTSPFSSQQRPHRHSMYVRRERGRPHGGEAGGLAVGQGMSTRASSLQLLTPQLQHRTLPKHMGSAVSRDAGLDDIRGGVYHEQLTDDSGSAKENRMMYSDSVPRRVGSFYRVPSPRPDNSFHESSGVTMDSSHSIHQPTYDPWTGSETRDMSPPEHTKEKEKQGFFRSMKKKKKKSQTTDADDERRPVVRKALFPLFHSQRSFTRSSSERERPLVAPALVSSEGPDPVLMQKAASRSYTHQGSRHRTRSREREREREREREQDPERDADWPSERAPDTHSQPLKSLRKLLHLTTSSSSNQTSADLHYPLPSSKGGGSFVEPRGLGSMQPKGRSAVYGAPGPLESGWHSSALGRPEGNPYPDQMSSKAGPTGFARHFRSRLPNLNDLKETAL